Proteins encoded in a region of the Anopheles ziemanni chromosome 2, idAnoZiCoDA_A2_x.2, whole genome shotgun sequence genome:
- the LOC131283068 gene encoding inhibitor of nuclear factor kappa-B kinase subunit beta: MQRPFEDPPVIGDWCREKRLGNGGFGVVTLWRNKQTEQTVAIKKFHILQDNSEITDKHCERWRNEVKLMTEKVQNDNIVRTVAVQPEAFVRELMRSSASGLPILCMEYCEGGDLRRVLNRVENCSGLREQDVRDVLRSLRNAIAYLHSLKITHRDIKPENLVLKQQGDRFVYKLTDLGYAKALDKQSLNASLVGTVEYIAPDLIYCDRYNCSVDYWSMGVIGFEIVTGVRPFIPHSPITKWMLHVQQKKPADIAITEDNRDNYTYHTELFAENHISESLRRQLERWLTLALEWNPKQRGYAPAAADDPTVGATASLKTVKFAEDKQRNGSNSTPPSMVLKIFSLLDQILEKRYLTLFSLYDCRWISLEVTPETDMAQVREEVSLVTGIPTEEVEFILPLEQKQSRVEPNTRPIDLYLPEFYGKPMVFVMHRGYRGSIVQRDLKPRIPKSITDVFQNIKLKLKPHMLRQFIANSYYFIANEQRLYLLLVDGIRNYGLILNDGIARRKDEIGRMNKVVYGILGGVEYHKLTVAHARDALNVGKQISPAMFDSSCQQWEERSTRIETNVRKLAEMADKISKRYDSVLKRSRDSLRHKLLLAEMEQQDHFGLKGVEGRYEQTRARILEKITTEKSHMDMSQAVYECLKRRDVLLRDPSFHELQQQLLDIRTEMQEIEKVLEKVVELTEKYKRELARVTLEHQDEVWKLLDESHASRRVNNGTSNGALLNGTNGSVVPDLDQMMRSVSMDKDGGNKHGRPKFLVGGPMTPLQSTLSGGGSVDENLLCFGEGPNVEDLIAANETLIITTNDLLSDSFTMFK, translated from the exons ATGCAAAGACCTTTCGAGGATCCACCGGTTATCGGCGATTGGTGCCGGGAGAAGCGACTCGGAAATGGTGGCTTTGGAGTGGTGACCCTTTggagaaataaacaaacggaacaaacCGTGG CGATAAAGAAATTCCACATTCTTCAAGATAACAGTGAAATCACCGATAAGCACTGCGAGCGATGGCGCAACGAGGTGAAGCTGATGACCGAAAAAGTGCAGAATGACAACATCGTACGCACTGTGGCCGTCCAGCCGGAAGCCTTTGTTCGGGAGCTGATGCGTAGCTCGGCCAGCGGGCTGCCGATCCTGTGCATGGAGTACTGCGAGGGGGGTGACCTGCGGCGTGTGCTAAACCGTGTCGAGAACTGTTCCGGTTTGCGCGAGCAGGACGTTCGAGATGTGCTACGCTCGCTGCGTAATGCTATCGCATATTTGCACAGTCTAAAAATAACCCACCGGGACATTAAACCGGAAAATCTGGTGCTAAAGCAGCAGGGTGATCGGTTTGTTTATAag CTCACCGATCTGGGTTATGCCAAAGCGCTCGACAAGCAAAGTCTTAATGCCAGCCTGGTCGGAACAGTGGAGTACATCGCACCGGATCTCATCTACTGCGATCGGTACAACTGTTCTGTCGATTACTGGTCGATGGGTGTGATCGGGTTCGAAATAGTGACCGGAGTGCGTCCATTTATCCCCCATTCGCCCATTACCAagtggatgctgcatgtacaGCAGAAGAAACCGGCCGACATTGCGATCACCGAGGATAACCGGGATAACTACACTTATCACACGGAACTTTTTGCGGAAAATCACATCTCAGAGTCTCTAAGGCGGCAGCTCGAACGTTGGCTCACGCTGGCACTTGAGTGGAACCCGAAACAGCGCGGTTATGCTCCGGCAGCAGCGGATGACCCCACGGTCGGTGCGACAGCGTCACTGAAAACGGTCAAATTTGCGGAGGACAAACAAAGGAACGGCAGCAACTCGAcgccaccttcgatggtgttgaaaattttctccCTACTCGATCAAATACTGGAAAAACGATATCTAACGCTCTTCTCGTTGTACGATTGTCGGTGGATATCGCTCGAGGTAACGCCGGAAACCGATATGGCGCAGGTTCGCGAGGAAGTCTCACTCGTTACGGGCATCCCAACGGAGGAGGTTGAATTTATCCTTCCCCTCGAGCAGAAACAGTCCCGCGTGGAGCCCAACACACGCCCGATCGATCTGTACTTACCGGAGTTTTACGGTAAACCGATGGTGTTCGTGATGCACCGGGGATACCGGGGTAGCATTGTGCAGCGTGATCTCAAACCGCGTATACCGAAGAGTATTACGGATgtgtttcaaaacatcaaGCTTAAGTTGAAGCCGCACATGTTGCGGCAGTTTATCGCAAACTCGTACTATTTCATTGCGAACGAGCAACGACTCTACCTTTTGCTCGTTGATGGTATCCGGAACTATGGGTTGATTCTGAACGACGGCATTGCCAGACGGAAGGACGAAATCGGTCGGATGAACAAGGTCGTGTATGGAATACTGGGCGGTGTGGAATACCATAAACTAACGGTAGCACACGCTCGAGATGCATTAAATGTTGGAAAG CAAATTTCCCCGGCAATGTTTGATTCCTCCTGCCAACAGTGGGAAGAACGGTCCACCCGCATCGAAACAAACGTACGCAAACTGGCCGAAATGGCGGACAAGATTAGCAAGCGGTACGATTCGGTGTTGAAGCGAAGCCGAGACTCGCTTCGGCACAAGCTGCTGTTGGCGGAGATGGAACAGCAGGACCATTTCGGGTTGAAAGGTGTTGAGGGACGCTACGAACAAACGCGGGCACGCATTTTGGAGAAGATTACCACCGAAAAATCACACATGGACATGTCGCAGGCGGTGTACGAGTGTTTGAAACGTCGTGATGTTCTGCTCCGTGATCCTTCATTCCACGAGTTGCAACA GCAACTGCTCGACATTCGCACCGAGATGCAGGAGATCGAAAAGGTGCTCGAGAAGGTGGTGGAGTTGACGGAAAAGTACAAACGGGAGCTGGCACGGGTAACACTGGAGCATCAGGATGAAGTTTGGAAACTGTTGGATGAAAGTCACGCTTCGCGACGGGTCAACAACGGCACGTCGAATGGGGCACTGTTGAACGGAACGAATGGTTCCGTGGTGCCCGACCTCGACCAAATGATGCGCTCGGTGAGCATGGACAAGGATGGAGGCAATAAACACGGCCGACCCAAATTTCTAGTCGGTGGTCCGATGACCCCGTTACAGTCGACCCTCAGTGGTGGCGGGTCCGTCGATGAGAATCTCTTGTGCTTCGGCGAAGGTCCCAACGTGGAGGATTTAATCGCTGCTAATGAGACTTTGATTATAAC GACAAACGATTTGTTGAGTGATAGTTTTACGATGTTCAAGTAG
- the LOC131283070 gene encoding transmembrane protein 242: MGSTAVEQENRLAPTMELSEDERKFRYRAGAFLATVGATSAIAGFSKAIMSAKKSDPKYFDKGLHGSIALHEAGTSLALRALGWGTLYAILGTGTICFGIWKLSGAKDMKEFRESVGRVFPRVPKNDPPKSRTEFEGLTDLMQYLSTWGKDEK, encoded by the exons ATGGGATCAACAGCAGTGGAACAAGAAAATAGATTAGCTCCTACAATGGAGCTATCCGaggacgaaaggaaatttcGCTATCGAG CGGGAGCATTTTTAGCAACAGTCGGTGCAACGTCGGCGATTGCCGGATTCAGTAAAGCAATCATGTCCGCGAAAAAATCTGATCCTAAATACTTCGACAAAGGACTTCACGGAAGCATAGCCCTGCACGAAGCCGGTACCAGCTTGGCACTGCGGGCACTCGGCTGGGGCACACTGTACGCCATACTCGGCACGGGAACGATCTGTTTCGGCATTTGGAAGCTGAGCGGTGCAAAGGAC ATGAAGGAATTTCGTGAATCAGTGGGTAGAGTGTTCCCAAGAGTGCCGAAGAATGATCCACCAAAAAGTCGTACGGAGTTCGAAGGGCTTACCGATCTCATGCAGTACCTATCGACTTGGggaaaggatgaaaaatag